The DNA sequence ACCATAAAACACATACACCGCTGCCATCATGACAATGAGATAGAGGACGGTCATGCCTGTTCCTGCCTTGAAATAATCAATTGTCCGGTATCCGCCAGGCCGCATGACAAGTGCGTTTACCTGGTGAGTTGGGAGTATGAAAGTATTCGAGCAGGCCACCGCCACAACCAGAGCTGCTATTCGTGGATCCGCCCCGGCAGTGCCGGCCATGTTCATGGCCAGGGGGACCATGAGTACCGTGGCGCCAACGTTAGACACCACTAGCGTAAAAAAGGATGTCAGCAGACCAACAACTGTCAGCAGGATCAGCGGACTGACGCTCCCCATCATGGACATGATAGACTCGGCAATCAATTTTGCTGCCCCAGTTTTCTCAAAAGCTATGCCGAGCGGAATCAAACCGCCAAGGAGAAAAACCGTCATCCAGTCTACAGATTGATATGCCTCGTCAATGGAGAGCACCCTGGTGAGCACCATACCCAACGCCCCGGTTAACAGGGCTATGGAGAGCTGGACATGGAAAATAAGAATAAGGGTCAGCGAAAGAAGCAGGCTGCCGACTGCAAATTTGATTTTTTCCGTCCTGAGAATCTCGCCCTGCACATCCTCTGTAAAAATCAGGTCATGCTGTTGCTTGAGGAAGTGAAATTTTTCCCATCTCCCCTGCAGAAGAAGCGCGTCCCCAGTCTCCAGTATGAGCGTGGAGATGCCGGCAACATAGGTTTTATTTCCTCGAAAAAGTGCCAGCGGGTTAACACCGTATTTGCGCCTGAATTCAGAAGATCGCAGGGTTCTCTGAGTCAAATCCGATCTTGGCGAAATAATCACTTCCATTATTCCGGCATTATTGGGTGAGAGATGTTCAGCAAATATTTCAAGATCTTCTTTAATCTCCCAACCATTAGCGCCGGCAAGTTTTCTGATCATATCCGGGGCGCCGTTTACCGCAAGGACATCACCAGGTCCAATGGTATCATCGGGCATAGGGGTAAAGTTGGTGCCTCCGCCTGCTTTTGCTATGCCAACAACTGTCACGAAAAAGTGCGGACGAATCTCCAATTCAGCGAGCGTGTTGGTTTTCTTCACAGACTCAGGGACGTTTATTTCTGCCAGCGAGCCTATATCCTGATATGTCCGCATGAGACTGGAAGACATTGGCCCGCTTGCCTCCTCGCCCTGCCCGGAAGGAAGGACCAGTCGGCCCAACAGGAGAAAATAAACAAGTCCGGCAAGCACCAGAGCCAAACCGACGGGAGTAACGGCAAATAATCCAAATGGAGCCGCATCGGGATTGGAAATCCTCATAACATCGTTGAGCAGTATGAGCGGGCTTGAGCCTATGAGAGTGAGACAGCCCCCGATAATTGCAAGAAACCCCATCGGCATAAGGATACGAGATACCGGAATATTGGTTTGCCGGCATATTCGTTTTGTCGCCGGCATAAAAAGTGCTGCTGCACCGATATTCTGCATAAAGCTGGAAATAAATGAAACCGTACCGGAAATCAATAACATGATCCGGCTTTCGCTTTTCCCGGCGAAACGGAGGAGAATTCTGGCCAGCACATTCATGGCTCCGGTCTTATCGAGCCCTGCTCCGATGATGATCACCGCAATTATTGAGACCACGGCATTAGAAGACAGTCCACTGATGGCTTCCTTCGGTGTGACAAGCCCTAAAAGCGGCAGGCAGACCATCATTATTATGCCTACAACATCGACTCTTACCCATTCAAATATGAACAGTAAAATAGCCATAACTAAAACGATCATCACCAAAATCACTGGAAGATCCATGACTTTCCATCCTTTTTCAGTTTATATAAATCTCAACGTTTTCCCTCGAACAGCAGCGGTTACCATTCCGGTCACTGTCCTCTGCAGTTAATAAAGAAAACGTAATTCAGCAATGAACCAAAAATCAGCAGTTTACTGTATAGCAGTGCTTCATATGTGCGCAAGCAGCCTGGGAAACTATAGTATTACGTTTCTCGGGCTGATCGCGTGCAGATAGGGTGCTGCTGAATATTACAAAAGAAAACAATCACTCCGTATTGCAATAGCAACGATTATGCCAGCTTAGTAAATCACATCCAATGCGATGACTTTGACTATTCTGTCGGCTGAGTGCAATCGCCACCGGAGTTCGTCATCTCTGAGCGTATTGCACCTTGCAACGGAAAGAGTAAGGCGAAGCGGAATCACAATTATTCCTGTTAACATCTCCATATCTCTCATAATGGAATAATCGTGCGTCAAAGAGATTGCACTTTGCAACGTTTCACAGTGCAATGAATGTTGCGTTTTGCAACGTTATTTGTTTATCTGCGGATATGATCTTCCTTAGTTTTGTCTGCACCGGAGCAACAGTGAGACATCCTGTAGGGGAAGCTCGTGCAGAGGAGCAGGTTCATGCTCGTAATTCTTTCAAATCCTGTGGAATTTTTTCGGCCTGAAAATTGCTAGATACTAACTTGAACGGAAAAACAGCTATGAAAACCTAACAGTTGCGTTTCAGTATCTTACTGATTGTTTACTTGTTTTTTTTGCAAGAAAATAATCTGTCTGTTCTAATACCCTCAAGGGGGTGCTAGCTCAGCTGGGTTAGCTTATTCTGCCGCTATTCCTTTTTTTACCGACCAGGTATGGGCATAGGTATGTATAACGTCAACCACATTTTTAATCTTCGCACCAAGCTGATAATCGGATTTACGGCATTTTTGGTAGTTGCGACCTGGATTAATCTTATTTTTCTTAAGGATTTTGATTCGTTTCAAAAAAACGTGCGAATGTTTGAGCAAGCCAGCAACATCAGCAACCTGATTCTGGAGATTCGGCGTTATGAGAAAAATTTTATCATTGGCAATGCCCGGGATGACTATGATACCGCCGCCATTTTTGTTAATCGCGTCATCGACTACATTGAAGATATAAAACAGGACATCGATAGCGAATACCGCAAAACTCTTGGTATACTGGAGCAAAAGATTCAGCAGTACATGATCCATTTCCGCGACCTCAGAGATAATTGCACCGACCCTTCGTCCTCAGCCGACTGTATTTACAGAGAAGCACTCCAGAACCTGGGGGCGGATATGGTAACTCTTGCCGAAAGACTTGCTAAAGATTCACAGGCGGCGGTAGAAAAGTTCGCCAGGGAATCCAAGATCAAACTTACACTCTATTTCTCCTTTCTTATCGTATTCAGCTTGATCGGCATGATTGTCTTTTTCATCACCATAGCCAGGCGCTTAAAGACCCTTGAAAGTGCGGCAAATGCCATTGCCACCGGTGATTATAAAAGCTTACCTGAAAGCAAGTTAAACGATGAGGTCCAAATAGTATTTAAGGCGTTTGACCGGATGGTTGAAGTATTGGAGGAGCGGCAGGAACTCTTGTTTCAAGCTGAGAAGCTGTCCTCACTCGGCACCCTGACATCAGGCGTAGCGCATCAACTCAACAATCCCCTCAACAATATTACCACGAGCTGCCAGCTTGCCCTGGACGAAATGAAAGAACAGCAGGATACTGCCTTCGTGCTTAAGAAGTTGAATACCATCGAGGAGGAAACCCAGAGAGCTGCCGAAATTGTCAGGGGATTACTGGAGTTTTCAAGACGCGATATGTTCACCCAACGACCGGCTTCGCTGAAGAAGCTCATCGGCACCGCTGTCAGTCTCGTCATCAGCGATGTCCCAACCGGCATCAGGATTATTCAGGATATACCCGATGACCTCACAGCCAATATCGACGAGCAAAAAATGAAAGAGGTAATTATCAACCTTATCATCAACAGTATCCAGGCGATAAAAGAAGAGACGGGTACCATCGTTATTACCGCTGAACATGACAGTGATAATAATGATATCGTCATAAATATTTCCGATACAGGGATTGGCGTTGAGGAAGAATCCATACAGCAGATTTTCGATCCATTCTACACCACTAAAGAGGTCGGCAAGGGGACCGGCCTTGGTCTCGCAGTAGTTTACGGCATTATCAAAAAGCATCAGGGTACCATTTCGGTGCGCAATAATGAAGAAAAAGGTACGACATTTACCATTACGCTTCCGCATGCGTAGCCTATTGGAACGCATCAGTTATTCAGAAAGATAAGCGGTGATTTCATGACAAAAGAACAGATAAAAATACTTCTCGTTGATGACGAAATCATTAATCTTGAGAATATACGTCACTACCTCATCAAACAGGGCTATTCACTGCAAATTGCCGAAAACGGTTACACCGCGATTGAACTCATCGATAATCACCTCTTTGATCTGATAATAACCGACCTGAAAATGGAAGGCGTGGATGGCTGCCAGGTAATGGAATATTGCAAACAGAAGTTACCGGAATCAGAGGTAATCATCATGACAGGATACGCAACGGTGAACTCGGCAGTTGACGCAATGGCACGCGGTGCCTACTACTACTTACCCAAACCTATTAAGCTGCAGGAACTCAAAACACTGGTCGAAAAGGCATTGGAGAAGAAGATGCTCCGCCGTGAAGTTTCCGAACTCAAGCAGCAAATTATGGCTAAGAAAGGAGTAACCCAGTTCGTCGGCCACCATGACAAGATACTGAAGTTGAAAGATGACATTACGACATTTTCACAGCTTGACTGTAATATCTTGATCATAGGTGAAACCGGCACCGGCAAGGAGCTGGTCGCCAGGACTATCCATGAGTTGAGTACACGATCCGATAAACGGTTCATGCCGATTAATTGCGCCGCACTCAGCGAGGAACTGGTACTTAATGAACTTTTTGGTCACGAAAAAGACGCTTTTACAGGAGCATCGCAAGTCCACCATGGCCTCTTTGAAACCACGAATGGTGGAGTCATCCTGCTCGACGAGATCGGAGAAATGCCCATGATCATGCAGGCGAAGGTTTTGCGGGTCCTGCAGGAAAAAAAACTCTATCGGATTGGCGGCACCAAAGAGATACCTGTCGACTTCAGGATCCTGGCCGCTACCAACAAGAACCTTGAGAATGAGGTAGCTGAAAAGCGTTTCAGGCAGGATCTCTATTACCGCCTTAATGTCGCCACCATCCATATTCCGCCTCTGCGTGAAAGAAAAGAAGACATCCAGCTGCTTGTCTATCATTTCCTAGGTAAATATCCAACCGCGGACAACCAGGTGAAGACCATATCCGCTGAAGCATTGGAAATACTCTATAGATACGACTACCCGGGGAACGTCAGGGAACTCGAGAACACCATCGAACGAGCTCTGGCCATCTGCCGGGGACCAACGATTGAACCCTGCCATTTGCCGGCAAGATTCAACAATACCGGTGATCCCCCACGCCCTTATACACCTGAAAAGGTTGAACACGTGACCAAGAGTCTTCACGAAAATGAACGCGATTATATTCTCAGAATCTTGAAAAGTGTCAATGGCAACAAGACCCAAGCCGCGAAACTGATGGGTATCGATCGGGTGTCACTCTGGCGCAAACTCAATAAATATAAAGAAGAAGGCCTCGATATCGATTGCCTTTTCAAGGAATAACCATCTAACCCTGCTTAGCTGGACTCTTTACAGTAGTACCCCCTGGAGGGTATAAAAACCTTTAGACAGATAATAGCAAAAACCTCTTAATCTTTTCGGCCGGTGCGGCCGGCAACACCTGCCTGATCCGATGCTCCGATACGTCCACGAATCCATTTCTCCAGCTCGATGACCGGCATGATAATAATGGCTACGCCTGCGGCCAGAAGCAACTCATTGCCCTCCAGCGGACGGCTGGCGAACACGGCGTGCATGAATGGTGCGTAAATGAAGGTGGCCTGTAATGCCAGAACTATGGTGATACCTGCATATAGCACCCAGTTGGAAAAGACGCCGATGCGGAAAACAGATCCGGTAAGTGAGCGGCAGTTGAGGAGATAGAAGATCTGCGAAAAAACAACCGTGGTAACTGCCAGGGTCTGGGACTCCCGCAGCGCTGATATCGAATCTATTCCTGCGGCAAGCTGCCTGTTGTAGTGGAAGGAGAAAAGTACCAGGGCGAAAGCGCTGATAAGCCCGGCTGCGAGTATGGTTCGTATGATTAGAAATCCACTGAAAAAGTGAGAGTCCGGGTCGCGGGGCGGCCTTGCCATGAGGTTCGGTTCCTTGGCCTCGAAGGCAAGAGGCAGAGCCAGGGCCACGGCGGCCACCAGATTGATCCAGAGCAGCTGGGTGGGTTTCATCGGCAACAGCAGTTCCTGCCGACTCGCTTCGAAGGGAAAGAACAGCACGGCATATACAAGTATCAAGGCCAGGGCGAGGTTTGTGGGGATGACGAAAGCGATTGATTTCACAAGGTTATCGTAGACACGGCGGCCTTCCTCGATGGCCGCCGCAATGGTGGCGAAGTTGTCGTCCATCAGTACCAGATCGGATGCTTCCTGAGTGGCCGATGTGCCGGTGATCCCCATGGCGATGCCGATATTGGCCTGTTTCAGCGCCGGAGCATCATTGACGCCGTCGCCGGTCATCGCCACCACTTCCTTGCGACCCGATCCGTTTTCACGCTGAAGCGCCCGGACAAGCTTGAGTTTACTTTCCGGAGAAACCCGCGCAAAAACATTGCTGCGGCGGGCCGCCTGCCATATTTCCTCATCGCTCATTGCCGCCAGCTCGTTGCCTTCGATCGCGGCATCAGCACCATGATGGAGGCCGAGTTCCTGCCCTATGGCCTCCGCTGTTGCTGCATGATCGCCGGTGATCATCTTCACGGTAAGACCCGCCTGATGGCATTGCCTGATGGATTCAATGACCTCCTGGCGTGGTGGATCGATGATGCCGAACAGGGCGAGCAGGCTGAAGCCGCCCCCGTCCACATCCTCTTCGCTGATCTGATCCGGCACTGCAATTCCTTTGGCGTCGCGCCGTGCCACGGCGAGCACGCGCATGCCTTCAGCGGCCAGGCGATTCACCTGTTTGTGAATATCATTGTGGCTCACGGAATCGTCCGTGGTGCAGCGCTCCAGAACCATTTCCGGAGCGCCCTTGAGCACGATGAAACTGGTGTTTGCACCTTCCTGGTGCAGAGTGGCCATATATTTGCGATCCGAATCAAAGGGGACCGCATCCACTCTGGGATGTTCCCGATAGACTTCCGCCGGCTCAAGCCCGGCCTTCTCACCCGCCACAATGAGCGCGCCCTCGGTGGGATCACCCTGCACCTTGCGCCGGCTCTCCTCCTCGACCAGCCGCGCATCGCTGCAGAGTATGGCGCCGCGAAGCGCTGCCATGAGCTCCTCCCCCGGTGCCTCCCCGGATGAAGCAAGCACGCTGCCCGTTTTGCTGTAGCCGACTCCTTCGACCTTGTAACTGTTTTTCGTAGTCCATATACTGCGAACAGTCATTTCGTTTTTGGTAAGGGTGCCTGTCTTGTCGCTGCAGATTATCGTGGTGCTTCCCAGTGTCTCAACGGACGGAAGCTTGCGGATGATGGCATTTCGGGCCGCCATGCGGCGTACGCCGATGGCCAGCGCGATTGTAACGATGGCGGGCAGACCTTCGGGAATCGCACCCACAGCAAGGGCTATGGCAAACATCATCGAATCCCGGAAAGCGTTCATGAATGCCACCCCACTGCCCATGTCGCGCCAGACGCCGATGCCCAGGATAACCACGGCCAGCAGCAGGATGGCAACGGTAATTTGCTTGCCGAGCGTAGCGAGTGCTTTGGTAAGCGGAGTCTCGAGTTCTGTAGTCTCCTGCAGCATCTCGGATATTCGGCCCAGCTCGGTATGGCTGCCGGTTCGAACGACAATACCTTCTGCCATACCGTAGGTGGCAAGGGTGCCTTTAAAGGCAAGGCAGGTCTGGTCGCCCACCTGTGCATCCTTCGCCACCGCCTCGGTGCGCTTTTGCGCCGGTACCGATTCACCGGTGAGAATGGCCTCGTCCACCGCCAGACTCTTCACCAGCGTCAGACGCAGATCCGCAGGCACCTTATCGCCTGCCTTTATACGTACCCTGTCGCCGGGCACCAGTCCGCCGGCGTTCAAATCCGTCCATGAACCGTTTCTTTTGGCCTCGGCCTGCTGTGGAACGAGTGATGCAAGTGCCTCGATAGCCCTGCTTGCCCGATATTCCTGAATAAAGCCGATTATGGTGTTGATGATCACCACTGCAAGGACAACGGCGCCGTCGGTAAATTTTCCCAGAGCAACAGCCACCAGACCAGAGCCGATGAGCACCATGAGCAGGGGATCCTTAAGCTGCCGCCAGAGCATTTCCAGCGGAGTTGTCTGGCGGCCCCGCTCGATGACATTTTCCCCGTACCGCTCTATACGTTGCCGCACCTCCTCATCGGACAAACCTTCGGAGGGGCTGTCAAGTACTTCCACGGCATCTTCGAGAGGCTCGGCATGCCAGGCTTTCGGTTCAGTCGTTTCATTGTCAGCTGTAACGTTCGGCATATTTTCGTCGCTCATTTTCAGGTTAGGGATGATCGTTTCAATGGGCCGTATGGCGTTGCAGGCCTTTCCCGGGCAGTGCAGGATCGCGCTTGTGTTGTCGAATGTTCCTATCAACCGGATAATGCATACAGGAGAAGATAGTTATGGAGCGAGGCAAAGACAAATCTCTCGGGCGTAATAAAGAATCAAGCAAAGATAAATCCGGCACTGGAAAAAACATCCTTTTCCCGCAGGAAAAATATTGGTAAATATGAATGAAGAATTTGCGGGGATGGCCTGACGGTTATTTCTGTATTCATCGCCTCTGCTGTTCATGTGACGAATTGGCCTTCTTCCAGCAGCAGAGGCGCTTCTTTTATATCCAAGGCAAAAGACAATGACCACTGAAAAGCGGGCTGACTCCGGGAGAAGTATCGAAATAGGCGAGGAAGCGATCCTTAAGATCTCTAAAGAGGTCGCTATCAAGTTCATTGAGATGGGCAGGATAACCCCTGCGACCTTCGATGAATCGTTTAAAAACATCCATAACACTATAAGAAACACGGTCGGGAAGGAATAATCAGATGTTGAATCCTGCAAGAAACTCTATCCCTCAAAAGATTGAGACGATCCATATCATGGGGATTTGCGGTACCGGCATGGCCGCATTGGCGGGGATGCTCAAGCAATCCGGCTATACCATTACCGGTTCGGACAGCCATATCTATCCGCCAATGTCTGATTTTCTTAAACAGATTGATATACTTCCCTTCGAAGGATATCGCGCAGAAAATCTGGAGCATAAACCCGATCTGGTCATTGTCGGCAATGTCATCACCAGAAAAAATCCGGAAGCGCAGGCTTTAGCCGCATCAGATCTTGCCTATCTCTCCTTCCCCCAGGCTCTCGCTGAGTTTTTCATACAATCCCGCAAGTCCATCGTGATCAGCGGCACCCACGGCAAGACGACAACCTGCTCGATTCTGGCCTCGGCACTCTTTCATGCCGGGCTTGATCCAAGCTTTATGATCGGTGGGATAGTTGCCGGTTTTAACAGCAATAATCGAGTCGGAAACGGACCTTTCTTCGTCGCCGAAGGCGATGAGTATGACACCGCCTTCTTCGATAAGGAGTCCAAGTTTCTTCATTATCGTCCCCACATAGCCGTCATTACTTCCATAGAATTTGACCATGCTGATATTTTTGACGATATCGAACAAATCAAGGCATCTTTCAGGAAGTTTATCAAACTGTTGCCTGCCGACGGTCTGATCATTGCCCATCTTGATGATCCAAACGTAGCCGAGGTTGTGGCCGATGCTTCCTGCAAGGTTGAAGGATACGGCTTTGCCCCGCAAAATGACTGGATCCTGGATTATCCGGTAACGCTCGGGAACCGCACCGAATTTGGTTTCACCTACAATAGAGATGCATTCAACCTGGCCATACCGCTCACAGGGAGACATAACTGTCTCAACAGCATGGCGGTGACTGCGGTTCTTCATCATGCAGGGCTGCCGGTCGATACCATTCAGCAGTGTCTGGATAAATTCGGTGGGGTGAAAAGAAGGCAGGAAATACGGGGAAAGGCCCGAGGCGTAACCGTAATTGATGATTTCGCCCATCACCCGACCGCAGTTAAGCTAACGCTTGAAGGATTAAAAATGGCATATCCAGGCAACCGGCTGGTGGCCGTTTTTGAGCCTCGAACCAATTCGTCCCGTCGATCGATCTTTCAGACCAGCTACATAGAGGCATTTGCCGATGCCGATGCCGTGGTGCTGCGCGAGCCTGTCCCGCTGGAGAATATAGCGGTGGAGGATCACTTCTCGTCGAGCAGGCTTGCAGAAGATATTCGTGTGAAAAACCGCCATGTCTGGTCTTTTCAGACCACGGATGAGATACTGGAGCACCTCGCCGGGCTTCTTGAGGAGGGGGATATTGTAGCGATCCTCTCGAATGGTGGTTTTGATAATATACACGAGAGGCTATTGCAGTTACTAGGGGCGTAGCGGAGAGTACTGATGGACCAGGAAGGGGGCCGGGTGGAGACGCCCGGATGAAGATTAACGATCATTGACTATATCATC is a window from the Desulfopila inferna genome containing:
- a CDS encoding sensor histidine kinase: MYNVNHIFNLRTKLIIGFTAFLVVATWINLIFLKDFDSFQKNVRMFEQASNISNLILEIRRYEKNFIIGNARDDYDTAAIFVNRVIDYIEDIKQDIDSEYRKTLGILEQKIQQYMIHFRDLRDNCTDPSSSADCIYREALQNLGADMVTLAERLAKDSQAAVEKFARESKIKLTLYFSFLIVFSLIGMIVFFITIARRLKTLESAANAIATGDYKSLPESKLNDEVQIVFKAFDRMVEVLEERQELLFQAEKLSSLGTLTSGVAHQLNNPLNNITTSCQLALDEMKEQQDTAFVLKKLNTIEEETQRAAEIVRGLLEFSRRDMFTQRPASLKKLIGTAVSLVISDVPTGIRIIQDIPDDLTANIDEQKMKEVIINLIINSIQAIKEETGTIVITAEHDSDNNDIVINISDTGIGVEEESIQQIFDPFYTTKEVGKGTGLGLAVVYGIIKKHQGTISVRNNEEKGTTFTITLPHA
- a CDS encoding SLC13 family permease, which encodes MDLPVILVMIVLVMAILLFIFEWVRVDVVGIIMMVCLPLLGLVTPKEAISGLSSNAVVSIIAVIIIGAGLDKTGAMNVLARILLRFAGKSESRIMLLISGTVSFISSFMQNIGAAALFMPATKRICRQTNIPVSRILMPMGFLAIIGGCLTLIGSSPLILLNDVMRISNPDAAPFGLFAVTPVGLALVLAGLVYFLLLGRLVLPSGQGEEASGPMSSSLMRTYQDIGSLAEINVPESVKKTNTLAELEIRPHFFVTVVGIAKAGGGTNFTPMPDDTIGPGDVLAVNGAPDMIRKLAGANGWEIKEDLEIFAEHLSPNNAGIMEVIISPRSDLTQRTLRSSEFRRKYGVNPLALFRGNKTYVAGISTLILETGDALLLQGRWEKFHFLKQQHDLIFTEDVQGEILRTEKIKFAVGSLLLSLTLILIFHVQLSIALLTGALGMVLTRVLSIDEAYQSVDWMTVFLLGGLIPLGIAFEKTGAAKLIAESIMSMMGSVSPLILLTVVGLLTSFFTLVVSNVGATVLMVPLAMNMAGTAGADPRIAALVVAVACSNTFILPTHQVNALVMRPGGYRTIDYFKAGTGMTVLYLIVMMAAVYVFYGVSG
- a CDS encoding sigma-54-dependent transcriptional regulator gives rise to the protein MTKEQIKILLVDDEIINLENIRHYLIKQGYSLQIAENGYTAIELIDNHLFDLIITDLKMEGVDGCQVMEYCKQKLPESEVIIMTGYATVNSAVDAMARGAYYYLPKPIKLQELKTLVEKALEKKMLRREVSELKQQIMAKKGVTQFVGHHDKILKLKDDITTFSQLDCNILIIGETGTGKELVARTIHELSTRSDKRFMPINCAALSEELVLNELFGHEKDAFTGASQVHHGLFETTNGGVILLDEIGEMPMIMQAKVLRVLQEKKLYRIGGTKEIPVDFRILAATNKNLENEVAEKRFRQDLYYRLNVATIHIPPLRERKEDIQLLVYHFLGKYPTADNQVKTISAEALEILYRYDYPGNVRELENTIERALAICRGPTIEPCHLPARFNNTGDPPRPYTPEKVEHVTKSLHENERDYILRILKSVNGNKTQAAKLMGIDRVSLWRKLNKYKEEGLDIDCLFKE
- a CDS encoding cation-translocating P-type ATPase, with the protein product MIGTFDNTSAILHCPGKACNAIRPIETIIPNLKMSDENMPNVTADNETTEPKAWHAEPLEDAVEVLDSPSEGLSDEEVRQRIERYGENVIERGRQTTPLEMLWRQLKDPLLMVLIGSGLVAVALGKFTDGAVVLAVVIINTIIGFIQEYRASRAIEALASLVPQQAEAKRNGSWTDLNAGGLVPGDRVRIKAGDKVPADLRLTLVKSLAVDEAILTGESVPAQKRTEAVAKDAQVGDQTCLAFKGTLATYGMAEGIVVRTGSHTELGRISEMLQETTELETPLTKALATLGKQITVAILLLAVVILGIGVWRDMGSGVAFMNAFRDSMMFAIALAVGAIPEGLPAIVTIALAIGVRRMAARNAIIRKLPSVETLGSTTIICSDKTGTLTKNEMTVRSIWTTKNSYKVEGVGYSKTGSVLASSGEAPGEELMAALRGAILCSDARLVEEESRRKVQGDPTEGALIVAGEKAGLEPAEVYREHPRVDAVPFDSDRKYMATLHQEGANTSFIVLKGAPEMVLERCTTDDSVSHNDIHKQVNRLAAEGMRVLAVARRDAKGIAVPDQISEEDVDGGGFSLLALFGIIDPPRQEVIESIRQCHQAGLTVKMITGDHAATAEAIGQELGLHHGADAAIEGNELAAMSDEEIWQAARRSNVFARVSPESKLKLVRALQRENGSGRKEVVAMTGDGVNDAPALKQANIGIAMGITGTSATQEASDLVLMDDNFATIAAAIEEGRRVYDNLVKSIAFVIPTNLALALILVYAVLFFPFEASRQELLLPMKPTQLLWINLVAAVALALPLAFEAKEPNLMARPPRDPDSHFFSGFLIIRTILAAGLISAFALVLFSFHYNRQLAAGIDSISALRESQTLAVTTVVFSQIFYLLNCRSLTGSVFRIGVFSNWVLYAGITIVLALQATFIYAPFMHAVFASRPLEGNELLLAAGVAIIIMPVIELEKWIRGRIGASDQAGVAGRTGRKD
- the murC gene encoding UDP-N-acetylmuramate--L-alanine ligase; the encoded protein is MLNPARNSIPQKIETIHIMGICGTGMAALAGMLKQSGYTITGSDSHIYPPMSDFLKQIDILPFEGYRAENLEHKPDLVIVGNVITRKNPEAQALAASDLAYLSFPQALAEFFIQSRKSIVISGTHGKTTTCSILASALFHAGLDPSFMIGGIVAGFNSNNRVGNGPFFVAEGDEYDTAFFDKESKFLHYRPHIAVITSIEFDHADIFDDIEQIKASFRKFIKLLPADGLIIAHLDDPNVAEVVADASCKVEGYGFAPQNDWILDYPVTLGNRTEFGFTYNRDAFNLAIPLTGRHNCLNSMAVTAVLHHAGLPVDTIQQCLDKFGGVKRRQEIRGKARGVTVIDDFAHHPTAVKLTLEGLKMAYPGNRLVAVFEPRTNSSRRSIFQTSYIEAFADADAVVLREPVPLENIAVEDHFSSSRLAEDIRVKNRHVWSFQTTDEILEHLAGLLEEGDIVAILSNGGFDNIHERLLQLLGA